In Calothrix sp. PCC 7507, one DNA window encodes the following:
- a CDS encoding aliphatic sulfonate ABC transporter substrate-binding protein: MKIPFLPQRRTVLKRIVQYSALGLFALSTSLAGSFLQSTQAQTKPGINTKVVNLAYQTSGDIVKIKGSIEPRLKALGVSVNWVPFPAGPQLLEAMNANRVDIGSVGESPPIFAQAAGAQLVYIAGRKPSRGESQAIIVQKDSPIKKVSDLKGKKVVFQKGSSAHYLVLRALKEAGLKYSDIQPISLTPAEARDAFLQKKIDAWAVWDPAFAYVQKNAGARVIRDSAGISTQGGFYLARREFATQNPEVVRVVLEEVDKLGEWAEKNTGEVAKILAPELKLEVPLLETVARRRTFRLRPLTSSILREQQRVADEYLQAQLIPRKLDIKDFLLDSKQYEAITPKRLKQL; encoded by the coding sequence ATGAAAATACCATTTCTTCCACAACGTCGCACAGTCTTAAAGCGGATTGTCCAATATTCAGCACTAGGGCTGTTTGCTTTATCAACTTCCTTGGCAGGTAGTTTTTTACAAAGTACCCAAGCGCAAACAAAACCTGGAATTAATACAAAAGTAGTTAACTTGGCTTATCAAACCTCTGGTGATATTGTCAAGATTAAAGGGTCTATAGAACCACGTCTCAAAGCCTTGGGTGTTTCTGTGAATTGGGTACCCTTCCCAGCAGGCCCGCAACTCCTGGAAGCAATGAATGCAAATAGAGTTGATATTGGTAGTGTGGGAGAATCACCACCAATTTTTGCTCAAGCTGCAGGCGCACAACTTGTCTATATTGCTGGACGTAAACCCAGCAGAGGTGAAAGCCAAGCTATCATAGTTCAGAAAGATTCTCCGATTAAGAAAGTATCTGATCTTAAAGGCAAGAAAGTCGTCTTTCAAAAGGGGTCATCTGCACATTATTTAGTACTGAGAGCTTTGAAAGAAGCAGGGTTAAAATATAGCGACATTCAACCCATTAGCTTGACTCCAGCTGAAGCCCGTGACGCATTTCTACAGAAGAAAATTGATGCTTGGGCAGTTTGGGACCCAGCGTTTGCTTATGTACAAAAAAATGCTGGCGCTCGTGTGATTAGAGATTCAGCAGGAATATCTACCCAAGGGGGATTTTATCTAGCAAGGCGTGAGTTTGCTACCCAAAATCCAGAAGTGGTGCGAGTGGTTTTAGAAGAAGTGGATAAACTCGGAGAATGGGCTGAAAAGAACACAGGTGAAGTCGCTAAAATTTTGGCTCCTGAGTTGAAACTAGAAGTACCTCTTTTAGAAACTGTGGCACGCCGACGCACTTTTCGGTTAAGACCACTGACGTCTTCTATTCTTCGTGAACAACAACGAGTCGCGGATGAATATTTACAAGCACAACTCATCCCCCGCAAGCTTGATATCAAGGACTTCTTGCTTGATTCTAAACAGTATGAAGCTATTACACCTAAACGGTTGAAGCAATTGTAG
- a CDS encoding ABC transporter substrate-binding protein translates to MNLSHAKAQRRKGIKKNQINAATFTSRLSTLATCVLLLLTTAAASSQGESKLTQSAQSISDKVTVAANTSTLRIGYVATGQPTGPLGWAKQKGILDRELPKLGFKDATFTRFANGPNLNEALVAGQLDVGFLGDTPAIVLRATGYKTRLIRITQFDVIAWLVTKKNGPRKIGDLKGQKIATQKGSYMHRYLLGLLSEGKIAKDTTVVHLLTTEAKSALERGDIAAYAASSDLGPFLKSEGYPIIDSSANHKGLSGTSLIVATEGLLAKQPDFPKKFNQIITAAAKDLKANSQEYYKYHADTVRYPVDIIKASYPLKQVSEQPFPVEGLRLLEGTKKFLVTEGLAKSDFNVSDWAVK, encoded by the coding sequence ATGAATTTATCTCACGCAAAGGCGCAAAGGCGCAAAGGTATAAAGAAAAATCAAATTAATGCAGCAACGTTTACTTCTAGATTGTCTACTCTGGCTACTTGTGTTTTATTGCTACTAACTACAGCAGCAGCAAGTAGCCAAGGTGAAAGCAAACTTACGCAGTCTGCTCAATCTATTAGTGATAAAGTTACCGTTGCTGCTAACACCTCTACTCTGCGTATAGGTTATGTAGCGACGGGACAACCTACAGGGCCGCTGGGTTGGGCAAAGCAAAAGGGCATTTTAGATCGTGAGTTGCCAAAACTGGGATTCAAAGATGCTACTTTTACGCGCTTTGCTAATGGGCCGAATCTCAATGAGGCTTTGGTTGCGGGGCAATTAGATGTAGGATTTTTGGGTGATACACCAGCGATCGTTCTGAGAGCCACAGGTTATAAAACTCGATTAATTCGGATTACTCAGTTTGATGTCATTGCTTGGTTAGTCACGAAAAAGAATGGCCCACGCAAAATTGGCGACTTGAAGGGACAGAAAATAGCGACGCAAAAAGGTTCATATATGCATCGTTATCTACTGGGTCTATTGAGTGAGGGTAAAATTGCCAAAGATACAACAGTTGTTCATTTGTTGACAACAGAGGCTAAATCTGCGTTGGAACGTGGTGATATCGCAGCTTATGCAGCTTCTAGCGATTTGGGGCCATTTCTGAAATCAGAAGGGTATCCCATTATTGATTCCTCAGCCAATCATAAGGGACTTTCCGGAACATCACTAATCGTAGCTACTGAAGGGCTGTTAGCCAAACAACCAGACTTTCCGAAGAAGTTTAATCAAATTATTACAGCGGCGGCTAAGGATTTAAAAGCTAATTCCCAAGAGTATTACAAGTACCACGCTGACACTGTTAGATACCCCGTTGATATCATCAAAGCATCGTACCCACTCAAACAAGTATCAGAACAGCCGTTTCCGGTAGAGGGTCTGAGACTTCTGGAAGGGACGAAAAAGTTTCTTGTTACAGAGGGTTTGGCAAAGTCAGACTTTAATGTGAGTGATTGGGCGGTGAAATAG
- a CDS encoding bifunctional 2-polyprenyl-6-hydroxyphenol methylase/3-demethylubiquinol 3-O-methyltransferase UbiG: MTQLKTLPTYDPTLFEGAAEVYAQYRTKYPREVFDKLTEIFHLNGQGRLLDLGTGPGLIAIPLHTKFEEVVAIDPDPEMLQEAQRQAAAVGANNITWLEQGAELINPSLGRFKLATIGRAFHWMERELVLKKLDELLADDGAIALLGLNESPWESSLPWKQAAVGVVKKWLGEERRTGQRGQGIRKLVDPPHEVVIANSAFARQEQYAVSFEKSWTVDSYIGYLYTTAFSLKIFYGDRAAAFEADIKEALLAVEPSGHFTEELKATILAAWKH; this comes from the coding sequence ATGACTCAACTGAAAACACTACCTACTTACGACCCAACACTATTTGAGGGTGCTGCTGAAGTTTACGCTCAATATAGAACCAAATACCCACGTGAAGTATTCGACAAGTTAACGGAAATATTTCATCTCAATGGACAGGGGCGACTCCTTGACTTGGGTACTGGGCCAGGGTTAATTGCTATTCCTCTACATACCAAATTTGAGGAAGTAGTTGCTATAGATCCCGATCCAGAGATGCTGCAAGAAGCGCAACGTCAAGCAGCAGCTGTAGGTGCAAACAATATTACTTGGCTAGAGCAAGGAGCCGAACTAATTAACCCTAGTTTAGGGAGATTCAAACTAGCGACTATTGGTAGAGCTTTCCACTGGATGGAACGCGAACTCGTACTTAAGAAACTTGATGAATTGCTTGCTGATGATGGTGCTATAGCTCTGCTTGGTTTAAATGAAAGCCCTTGGGAAAGCTCTTTACCTTGGAAACAAGCTGCTGTTGGAGTAGTGAAAAAATGGTTAGGTGAGGAGCGCCGGACTGGACAACGGGGACAAGGCATACGTAAGCTTGTCGATCCTCCCCATGAGGTTGTCATTGCCAACTCAGCCTTTGCTCGTCAAGAACAATATGCAGTGTCATTCGAGAAATCTTGGACGGTTGACAGCTATATTGGCTATTTATACACTACAGCCTTTTCTTTGAAAATTTTCTATGGCGATCGCGCCGCAGCATTTGAAGCAGATATTAAAGAAGCATTGCTAGCGGTTGAGCCTTCTGGACATTTTACAGAAGAACTCAAAGCCACAATCCTAGCAGCCTGGAAGCATTAA
- a CDS encoding FAD-dependent oxidoreductase, with translation MLKTLTTDDQLNLAADVLVIGGGPAGTWAAWSAASSGARVVLVDKGYCGTSGCAAASGNGVWYVPPEQEARESAIASRESLGGYLANRQWMHRVLDQTYANVNRLAEWGYPFPVDDDGKPARRSLQGPEYMRLMRKQIKRAGVEILDHSPALELLVDEEGIVSGATGINRQTGGKWRVRSHAVIIATGGCAFLSKALGCNVLTGDGYLMAAEAGAEMSGMEFSNAYGISPAFSSVTKTLFYNWATFTYEDGTPIPGAGSQRGRSVIAQTLLSQPVYAILDKASAEMQPSMRSAQPNFFLPFDRAGIDPFTQHFPVTLRLEGTVRGTGGIRILDDTCVTSVPGLYAAGDAATRELICGGFTGGGSHNAAWAISSGYWSGHSAAEFAKSLGNQAFQRQVKGVGAAGFTSGKEHPHTFASNEIIQAVQNEVFPYDRNLFRTEQGLSASLARLNHLWQEIRDSQVESESQLIRAREAAAMVATARWMYSSALERKESRGMHKHLDYPQQDANQQHYLISGGLDQVWVKPEPLNSLEKSSTKIGAAV, from the coding sequence ATGCTGAAAACACTAACAACCGATGATCAACTCAATTTAGCAGCGGATGTGCTTGTAATCGGGGGTGGCCCAGCGGGTACTTGGGCCGCATGGAGTGCAGCATCTAGTGGTGCTAGGGTTGTGCTTGTAGATAAGGGGTATTGTGGTACAAGTGGGTGTGCTGCGGCATCTGGTAATGGTGTGTGGTATGTGCCGCCAGAACAAGAAGCCAGAGAAAGTGCGATCGCTAGTCGGGAATCACTGGGTGGGTATCTAGCAAACCGCCAATGGATGCATCGCGTACTGGATCAGACCTATGCCAACGTCAACCGTTTAGCAGAGTGGGGTTATCCTTTTCCTGTAGATGATGATGGTAAACCGGCTAGGCGATCGCTCCAAGGGCCAGAATATATGCGCCTCATGCGGAAGCAAATCAAGCGAGCCGGAGTAGAGATTTTAGACCACAGCCCCGCTTTAGAATTGCTGGTAGATGAAGAAGGTATTGTTAGCGGTGCGACGGGAATTAACCGTCAGACTGGTGGCAAGTGGAGAGTGCGATCGCACGCCGTAATTATTGCCACTGGCGGCTGTGCTTTTTTGAGCAAAGCGTTAGGATGCAACGTCCTCACAGGGGATGGTTACTTGATGGCGGCAGAAGCTGGTGCCGAGATGTCTGGAATGGAATTTTCCAACGCCTACGGCATCTCTCCCGCCTTTTCTTCAGTCACCAAAACCCTGTTCTATAATTGGGCAACCTTTACCTACGAAGACGGTACACCAATTCCTGGAGCGGGTTCCCAAAGAGGACGGTCTGTAATTGCTCAGACATTGCTCTCCCAACCAGTTTACGCCATCTTAGACAAAGCGTCTGCCGAGATGCAGCCATCTATGCGTTCAGCGCAACCCAACTTCTTCTTACCCTTTGATAGAGCCGGTATTGATCCTTTTACCCAACACTTTCCAGTCACCCTCCGCTTAGAAGGAACAGTACGCGGTACTGGCGGTATTCGGATTTTAGATGATACCTGCGTTACATCTGTGCCGGGACTCTATGCAGCCGGAGATGCGGCTACACGAGAGCTGATTTGTGGTGGCTTCACTGGTGGCGGTAGTCACAACGCTGCCTGGGCAATTTCCTCAGGTTATTGGTCAGGGCATTCTGCCGCAGAATTTGCTAAGAGTTTAGGAAATCAGGCTTTTCAGCGGCAGGTTAAAGGAGTTGGGGCAGCAGGATTCACTTCTGGTAAAGAACATCCCCACACCTTCGCTAGTAATGAAATCATTCAGGCTGTGCAAAACGAAGTCTTTCCCTACGATCGCAACTTATTCCGCACAGAGCAAGGTTTATCTGCATCTTTGGCAAGACTAAATCATCTCTGGCAAGAAATCCGTGATAGTCAAGTAGAGTCAGAAAGCCAGTTAATCCGGGCACGGGAAGCCGCTGCAATGGTAGCCACAGCTCGCTGGATGTATAGCAGCGCCCTAGAACGTAAAGAATCCCGTGGGATGCACAAACACCTAGACTATCCACAACAAGATGCTAATCAACAACATTACTTAATTAGTGGTGGGTTAGATCAAGTTTGGGTGAAACCTGAGCCTCTCAACAGCCTAGAAAAATCCTCAACCAAAATAGGAGCAGCGGTGTGA
- the cas3 gene encoding type I-D CRISPR-associated helicase Cas3', with product MKLFLQPLYSQLNSGVENCPLGCTSKCIVAQKAPNLKPPLGCACPLSSHQAKTYKEIIHGDADIICNQAATGDGKTLGANLPGLINPDFRIMGLYPTIELVEDQAEQQYHYNQLFGLDASQRVDRLFGAELSRRVKQAVKSNKFQELLLAIQQKPILLTNPDIFHYITHFQYFDPADGRDRLPLVLAEWPDLWVFDEFHIFGSHQETAALNSLAFIRRSQENQSRPRRFLFTSATPKADFIEQLRKTGFKVATVEGVYASEETTGFRQILQAVELEFVELAKDADTQTWLKEMIPTIQQILNAESKARGLIIVNSVAKAGQVTRLLKALLPGVIVQEISGRIDRQQRLQVQSDLKDAEQPVLVVGTSAVDVGVDFKIHLLIFESSDSATVMQRLGRLGRHPGFKAYTAFILVPSHTPWVMARLQEKLSVNQTVTRDSLADAIATAFDPPKEFEKYRQRWGALQAQGMFSRMTQENRKVSQVVRDRMTEDLQRVYSQDLESARKQWFAMQNNPVGQATQKQLLSFRGGSTLQAAVWDDKNFYTYDLLRLLPYALVEIINRETFLNAANKSGRGEEEFPEDFINVYLRIQSWVNERINNISLQSNCPSSELKFGELCLIDKLSLIGHPQSDVVTCLRQKKLLTFLVPVNKNKLSSHWEVTRTLSLSPFFGLHRLVDASEEAYACAFNQDALLLEALKWRLKKFTSTRFESSIF from the coding sequence GTGAAGCTTTTTTTACAACCTCTTTACTCTCAACTCAACTCAGGAGTTGAGAATTGTCCCCTTGGGTGTACCTCTAAATGTATTGTTGCTCAAAAGGCTCCCAATCTCAAGCCACCGCTCGGATGTGCTTGTCCTCTATCATCGCACCAAGCGAAAACTTATAAAGAAATTATACATGGAGATGCAGATATTATCTGTAATCAAGCTGCAACTGGTGATGGTAAAACGCTGGGTGCAAATTTACCAGGACTGATCAATCCTGATTTTCGGATTATGGGGTTGTATCCCACAATCGAACTGGTGGAAGACCAAGCTGAACAACAATATCACTACAATCAGCTGTTTGGTTTGGATGCTTCTCAACGAGTAGACCGTTTATTTGGTGCGGAATTAAGTCGGCGGGTTAAGCAAGCTGTTAAGAGTAACAAGTTTCAAGAATTGCTGTTGGCGATTCAACAAAAACCAATTTTGCTGACTAATCCTGATATTTTCCATTACATCACTCACTTTCAATATTTTGATCCGGCTGATGGTAGAGATAGACTACCGTTGGTATTGGCGGAATGGCCTGATTTGTGGGTGTTTGATGAGTTTCATATTTTTGGTAGTCATCAAGAAACTGCTGCTTTAAATAGTTTGGCTTTCATTCGTCGCAGCCAAGAAAATCAATCTCGTCCCAGACGGTTTTTGTTTACTTCCGCAACGCCAAAAGCTGATTTTATCGAACAATTACGCAAAACAGGTTTTAAGGTGGCTACGGTTGAGGGAGTTTATGCAAGTGAGGAAACAACTGGATTTCGCCAAATTCTGCAAGCTGTGGAATTAGAGTTTGTGGAATTAGCCAAGGATGCAGATACGCAGACATGGTTAAAAGAGATGATTCCCACCATTCAGCAAATTCTGAATGCGGAGTCAAAAGCGAGGGGATTGATTATTGTGAATTCGGTGGCGAAAGCTGGACAGGTGACTCGTTTGCTGAAGGCTTTATTACCAGGGGTGATTGTTCAAGAAATTAGCGGACGCATCGATCGCCAGCAAAGATTACAGGTGCAAAGTGACTTGAAAGACGCTGAACAACCTGTTTTAGTTGTGGGTACATCTGCGGTTGATGTGGGTGTGGATTTTAAAATTCACCTGTTGATTTTTGAAAGCAGTGATTCGGCGACGGTGATGCAGCGTTTGGGACGCTTGGGTAGACATCCCGGTTTTAAGGCGTATACAGCATTTATTTTGGTTCCGAGTCATACTCCTTGGGTGATGGCGAGATTGCAAGAAAAACTTAGTGTCAATCAGACGGTGACGCGAGATAGTTTAGCAGATGCGATCGCTACTGCATTTGATCCCCCCAAGGAGTTTGAAAAATATCGCCAGCGTTGGGGTGCATTGCAAGCACAGGGGATGTTTTCACGGATGACTCAAGAGAATAGAAAGGTTAGTCAAGTAGTGCGCGATCGCATGACGGAAGACTTACAACGCGTATATTCTCAAGATTTGGAATCAGCACGTAAACAGTGGTTTGCAATGCAAAATAACCCCGTTGGTCAAGCCACCCAAAAACAACTTTTAAGTTTTCGCGGAGGTTCAACCCTACAAGCTGCGGTTTGGGATGATAAAAACTTTTACACTTATGATTTACTGCGATTATTACCTTATGCACTGGTAGAAATTATTAACCGCGAGACATTTTTAAATGCAGCTAATAAATCAGGACGCGGTGAAGAAGAATTCCCTGAAGATTTTATCAACGTTTATCTTCGCATTCAGTCATGGGTTAACGAGCGAATTAATAATATTAGTTTGCAATCAAATTGTCCAAGTAGCGAATTAAAGTTTGGCGAACTTTGTTTGATAGATAAATTAAGCTTAATTGGACATCCTCAATCTGACGTGGTTACTTGTTTACGGCAAAAGAAACTACTTACTTTTTTAGTGCCAGTTAACAAAAATAAATTAAGTAGCCACTGGGAAGTGACCCGTACCCTTAGTCTCAGTCCGTTCTTTGGTTTACATCGTTTAGTTGATGCAAGCGAAGAAGCTTATGCTTGTGCATTTAATCAAGACGCATTACTTCTCGAAGCTTTAAAATGGCGGTTAAAAAAATTCACCAGTACCCGCTTTGAATCTTCCATCTTTTAA
- a CDS encoding aliphatic sulfonate ABC transporter substrate-binding protein encodes MKTPFFPQRRTLLKHIVQYSVVGLFALSTPLASSLVQSTQAQTKPGFSSKVINLAYQTSGDIVKVKKVVEPRFQALGVKVNWVGPFPAGPQLIEAMNAGKVDIGTVGETPPIFSQAAGITEVIYIAGRVPSSGLGQGIVVRANSPIKKLADIKGKKVAFQRGSNAHYLLAKALQEVGLKISDVQVVGLTPSEARDAFIQDKVEVWVGGDPFLALVEKIIPIRNLRNAARINTLGGFYLGRRSFITQNPELARVFLEEADKVGEWADKNPKEVAKAFAPELKIEEDVLEKVARRRTYRLRKLTPAIIAEQQRVADFYFEEKVIPKKIDIKETILPAKLTEAITPKRLK; translated from the coding sequence ATGAAAACACCATTTTTTCCACAACGCCGTACATTGTTAAAGCATATTGTTCAATATTCAGTAGTGGGGTTATTTGCCCTATCAACTCCTTTAGCCAGTAGTTTAGTGCAAAGCACTCAAGCGCAAACAAAACCTGGTTTTAGTTCTAAAGTCATCAACTTGGCATATCAAACATCTGGAGATATTGTCAAAGTAAAAAAAGTTGTTGAGCCACGTTTTCAAGCATTGGGTGTCAAAGTGAATTGGGTTGGGCCATTCCCTGCTGGGCCGCAATTAATAGAAGCAATGAATGCAGGTAAGGTTGATATTGGTACTGTGGGAGAAACGCCGCCAATATTTTCTCAAGCAGCAGGGATAACAGAAGTGATTTACATTGCTGGACGTGTACCCAGCAGTGGTTTAGGTCAAGGTATTGTGGTCCGAGCTAATTCTCCTATTAAGAAATTAGCAGATATTAAAGGGAAAAAAGTGGCTTTTCAGAGAGGGTCAAATGCACACTATTTATTAGCGAAAGCCTTACAAGAGGTGGGGTTAAAAATTAGCGATGTGCAAGTCGTTGGTTTGACTCCATCTGAAGCCCGTGATGCTTTTATTCAAGATAAGGTTGAAGTTTGGGTGGGTGGTGATCCGTTTTTAGCCCTTGTGGAAAAAATTATCCCTATTCGTAATCTGAGAAATGCAGCGAGAATTAACACTCTGGGAGGGTTTTATCTTGGTAGACGTTCATTCATCACCCAAAATCCGGAATTAGCAAGAGTGTTTTTAGAGGAAGCAGATAAGGTAGGCGAATGGGCTGATAAGAATCCCAAAGAAGTTGCTAAGGCCTTTGCACCTGAATTAAAAATAGAGGAGGATGTTTTAGAAAAGGTGGCGCGCCGACGTACTTATCGGTTAAGAAAACTGACACCTGCAATTATTGCTGAACAACAACGGGTTGCTGATTTCTATTTTGAAGAAAAGGTCATCCCGAAAAAGATAGATATCAAAGAAACAATCCTACCTGCTAAATTAACTGAAGCCATTACACCTAAACGATTGAAGTAA
- a CDS encoding ferredoxin family protein, which translates to MIELVSESRCIQCNICVNVCPTNVFDSVPDAPPTIARQSDCQTCFMCELYCPVDALYVAPDTDLQITVNEAELAQTGLLGSYRENIGWRKKQTPTAKTDQTFQILKQLK; encoded by the coding sequence GTGATTGAGTTGGTGAGCGAATCGCGGTGCATCCAGTGTAATATCTGCGTGAACGTTTGCCCCACAAATGTTTTTGACAGTGTACCCGATGCTCCGCCAACTATTGCCAGACAGAGTGACTGCCAAACCTGTTTCATGTGCGAATTGTATTGCCCCGTTGACGCTCTTTATGTCGCACCAGACACTGATTTACAAATCACAGTCAACGAAGCAGAGTTAGCCCAAACAGGTTTGCTAGGTAGTTATCGTGAAAACATTGGGTGGCGAAAGAAACAAACACCCACAGCAAAAACCGATCAAACTTTCCAAATTCTCAAGCAGTTGAAATAG
- a CDS encoding aliphatic sulfonate ABC transporter substrate-binding protein: MQGLKVKLEFWNRPRITRRSLLFTLGYCLVLSTTLSSCSQPQNTAQQTTVSPDSTEKKSEQPTTNQKVLRVVRSKQLTALASLEKKGILEKRLASLGYKVEWPEFLAGPQQLEALNAGGLDIASTAESPPIFSQAAGVPLVYLAANSTDGKAISLLVPVNSPVKKVKDLKGKKVAFQKASIGHYLLLRALEKEGLKLTDVESVFLPPPDANAAFSQNKVDAWFIWEPFVTRNEQKKVGRILIDGGNGLRDTNNYYSTTRKFYQENPEVIKVFLEELQKEQVWAKNHPKELAQILAPVTQVDAPTLEVMHSKYDFALVPITEQIIQKQQEVADKWFSLGLIPKKVNVRDGFLTPEEYAKITPSEVLTKK; the protein is encoded by the coding sequence ATGCAAGGTTTAAAAGTGAAACTTGAATTCTGGAATCGTCCGCGAATAACTCGTCGCTCTCTATTGTTCACCCTTGGTTACTGTTTAGTATTATCGACTACTCTATCGAGCTGCAGTCAACCACAAAATACTGCCCAGCAAACGACTGTTTCACCTGATAGCACTGAGAAAAAATCTGAGCAGCCTACTACTAATCAGAAAGTGTTGCGGGTAGTTCGCTCAAAACAACTTACAGCACTTGCTTCTTTAGAAAAAAAGGGTATTTTAGAGAAAAGATTAGCATCTCTAGGTTACAAGGTAGAGTGGCCAGAATTTCTAGCTGGGCCACAACAACTAGAAGCTCTAAATGCAGGTGGACTTGATATTGCATCAACAGCAGAATCGCCCCCTATCTTTTCACAAGCAGCAGGTGTACCTCTAGTATATTTAGCCGCTAATTCTACTGATGGCAAAGCAATTTCGCTGTTAGTTCCTGTCAATTCTCCAGTAAAAAAAGTCAAAGATTTAAAAGGTAAAAAAGTTGCTTTTCAAAAAGCATCTATCGGACATTACCTTTTACTCAGAGCTTTAGAAAAGGAAGGACTAAAACTCACTGATGTTGAGTCAGTTTTCTTGCCACCACCAGATGCTAATGCGGCATTTAGTCAAAATAAAGTTGATGCTTGGTTTATTTGGGAACCGTTTGTTACCAGAAATGAGCAGAAGAAAGTGGGCCGTATTTTGATAGATGGTGGTAATGGTTTGCGAGATACTAACAACTACTATTCCACCACACGCAAGTTCTATCAAGAAAATCCAGAAGTTATCAAAGTTTTTCTAGAAGAACTACAAAAAGAGCAAGTCTGGGCGAAAAACCATCCTAAAGAGTTAGCCCAAATACTTGCTCCTGTAACTCAAGTTGATGCACCTACCCTAGAGGTTATGCACTCCAAATATGATTTTGCATTAGTTCCCATTACTGAGCAAATTATTCAAAAACAACAAGAAGTTGCAGATAAATGGTTCAGCTTGGGACTAATCCCTAAGAAGGTAAATGTTAGAGACGGATTTTTGACACCTGAAGAATACGCCAAAATTACTCCGTCAGAGGTACTAACCAAAAAGTAG